The following proteins come from a genomic window of Macadamia integrifolia cultivar HAES 741 chromosome 14, SCU_Mint_v3, whole genome shotgun sequence:
- the LOC122060982 gene encoding probable inactive receptor kinase At4g23740: MERIDALFIFSAILWFGLLVSPGKADPVGDKQALLTFVNNIPHYHSLNWNAKSPVCGNWTGVFCSADKTRVIGLRLPGVGFQGQIPANSLSRLTALQILSLRSNSLSGPFPPDFSNLGSLSELYLQFNQFSGPLPSDFSAWKNLTTVDLSNNAFNGSISSSISNLTQLTYLNLANNSLSGKIPDLNLSSLQQLDLAYNNLTGNVPKSLQRFPRSDFLGNNVTFTNSPSAIPVGPPASQPSPSQSSPSPSQSSSSGFTLSESALLGIIIGACVLGFVIFALILIACFSQKNGGGRGASGGGGGAAAAPAKGLKTERSLEKTITGGQDDDNRLVFFGGRNHAFDLEDLLRASAEVLGKGTFGTAYKAILEDVTTVVVKRLREVTVGKREFEQQMDLVGSIKQENVVELRAYYYSKEEKLMVYDHYNQGSVSALLHGKRGEDRIPLDWETRRRIAVGAARGIAHIHTENDGKLVHGNIKSSNIFLNSRKYGCVSDLGLTTLMSPVAAPISRAAGYRAPEVVDSRKATQLSDVYSFGVVLLELLTGKSPVHATGADEAVHLVRWVHSVVREEWTAEVFDVELMKYPNIEEEMVEMLQVGMACVARMPEKRPKMPEVVKMVEDIRRVDNKNRPVPEIKSETSTPTPTPTPTPPTPSVIEMASSSGTQ; this comes from the exons ATGGAGAGAATTGATGCTCTGTTCATTTTCTCTGCTATTTTGTGGTTTGGGTTGCTTGTCTCTCCAGGAAAAGCCGATCCGGTGGGGGATAAACAAGCTTTGCTCACTTTCGTCAACAATATCCCTCACTATCACTCTCTCAACTGGAATGCGAAGTCACCTGTTTGCGGCAACTGGACCGGAGTGTTCTGCAGTGCTGATAAAACTCGAGTTATAGGTCTTCGATTGCCCGGAGTTGGATTTCAAGGTCAGATTCCGGCCAACAGTCTCAGTCGCCTTACCGCACTTCAAATATTAAGCCTAAGATCCAACTCTCTGTCTGGCCCTTTTCCTCCTGATTTCTCCAACCTCGGAAGCCTATCCGAACTCTATCTTCAGTTCAACCAATTCTCGGGCCCGTTGCCCTCAGATTTCTCAGCTTGGAAAAATCTCACCACCGTCGACCTCTCAAACAACGCATTCAACGGCAgtatttcttcttccatttcaaATTTGACTCAGTTAACGTATCTAAACCTTGCTAATAACTCCCTTTCTGGTAAAATCCCAGATCTCAATCTCTCCAGTCTGCAACAATTAGACCTAGCGTACAATAATTTGACTGGAAATGTACCAAAGTCACTTCAGAGATTTCCCCGTTCAGATTTCCTTGGTAACAATGTTACTTTCACAAATTCTCCTTCAGCTATTCCAGTTGGCCCACCTGCTTCTCAACCGTCTCCATCTCaatcatctccatctccatctcaaTCGTCTTCAAGTGGTTTTACGCTCAGTGAATCAGCGTTACTGGGTATTATAATAGGCGCCTGCGTTCTGGGGTTTGTGATTTTTGCTTTAATACTGATTGCTTGCTTCTCTCAAAAGAACGGCGGTGGTCGTGGTGCtagtggcggtggtggtggtgctgctGCTGCTCCTGCGAAGGGGCTGAAAACCGAAAGGTCACTGGAAAAAACAATTACAGGAGGCCAAGACGATGATAACAGGTTGGTTTTCTTTGGGGGTCGTAATCATGCATTTGACCTGGAGGATTTGTTGAGGGCTTCCGCTGAGGTTCTTGGGAAGGGGACGTTTGGAACAGCATATAAGGCGATTCTGGAGGATGTAACCACAGTGGTGGTGAAAAGGTTGAGGGAGGTTACTGTGGGGAAGCGGGAATTTGAGCAGCAGATGGACTTGGTTGGGAGTATCAAACAAGAGAATGTGGTTGAGCTTAGGGCATATTACTATTCCAAGGAAGAGAAGCTCATGGTGTATGACCACTACAATCAAGGGAGTGTCTCTGCATTGTTACACG GGAAAAGAGGGGAGGACCGGATTCCTTTAGACTGGGAAACTCGAAGAAGAATTGCAGTTGGTGCTGCAAGAGGCATTGCTCACATTCATACTGAAAATGATGGGAAACTTGTCCATGGGAACATAAAGTCCTCCAATATCTTTCTTAACTCCCGAAAGTATGGTTGTGTATCTGATCTTGGCCTTACAACACTGATGAGCCCAGTGGCAGCTCCTATCTCTCGTGCTGCAGGTTACCGAGCCCCAGAAGTGGTAGACAGCCGAAAAGCAACCCAGCTTTCTGATGTCTATAGCTTTGGTGTGGTTTTGCTTGAGCTTCTGACTGGGAAATCTCCTGTCCATGCCACTGGAGCTGATGAGGCTGTCCACTTAGTGCGATGGGTCCATTCTGTAGTCCGAGAGGAGTGGACTGCAGAAGTGTTTGATGTTGAACTGATGAAATATCCTAACATCGAGGAAGAAATGGTGGAAATGCTACAGGTAGGAATGGCATGTGTGGCAAGGATGCCAGAGAAAAGGCCAAAGATGCCTGAGGTAGTTAAAATGGTGGAGGATATTCGACGGGTTGACAACAAAAACCGTCCAGTTCCTGAAATAAAATCAGAAACTTCAAccccaacaccaacaccaacgCCAACACCACCAACACCATCCGTTATTGAGATGGCATCATCTTCTGGAACACAGTGA
- the LOC122061782 gene encoding receptor protein kinase TMK1-like translates to MQNGSQKFDVVRVMGETQMKLFLMVVLWFVPVVFSATDPDDLQILNDFKKGLSNPELLKWPSGGDDPCGSKWPHVFCSGNRITQIQVADLGLIGTLPSNFNQLKMLDNLGFQRNQFSGALPSFSGLSELKSAYLDYNAFDNIPSDFFTGLTNLQVLALDYNPLNATTGWSIPSELGLSSHLTTLSLMNCSLVGSIPDFLGSMSSLTALKLSYNTLSGGIPATFSQSLLQVLWVNDQKGSKLSGPIDVIASMTSLTLLWLHGNSFTGTIPTNIGDLSSLKELNLNDNQLVGLIPESLLSLQLETLDLSNNHLMGPIPKFNLGNASYLPNSFCQSVPGLPCAPQVSALLDFLGNVSYPVKLASAWSGNDPCQGPWLGLSCDSSSQVSVLNLHGNNLSGTLSPAVAKLNSLTVINLGANNLTGAIPSNWTQLKNLKLLDVSGNNIEPPVPVFSGSVKVVLDGNSLLNASPPLSNSSSGSQPSPSSNLSPPSNSGSSDQGPTSSEVSKPRSSKTSKLLVIVAPVACFALLTLLILPLTVYYLKKKKRTFQAPSSFVVHPRDPSDPDNMVKIVVSDNTNGGVSTLTESSSQGHNSGMGESHVIEAGNVIISVQVLRNVTKNFAPENELGRGGFGAVYKGELDDGTKIAVKRMESGVISNKALDEFQAEIAVLSKVRHRHLVSLLGYSVEGNERLLVYEYMPQGALSKHLFHWKNLKLEPLSWKRRLNIALDVARGMEYLHGLAHQSFIHRDLKPSNILLGDDYRAKVSDFGLVKLADGDNSVATRLAGTFGYLAPEYAVTGKITTKVDVFSFGVVLMELLTGLPALDEDRPEETRYLAAWFWHIKSRKEKLMAAIDAALNVNEETFETISIIAELAGHCAARDPNQRPDMGHAVNVLVPLVEKWKPFDDDSEEYSGIDYNLPLTQMVKGWQEAEGKDYSCSGIDDSKGSIPSRPTGFAESFTSADGR, encoded by the exons ATGCAGAATGGTTCCCAAAAGTTTGATGTAGTGAGAGTCATGGGAGAAACCCAGATGAAGCTGTTTTTAATGGTGGTACTCTGGTTTGTTCCTGTGGTTTTTAGTGCTACTGATCCTGACGATTTacagattttgaatgattttaAAAAAGGGTTGTCGAATCCAGAGCTCCTGAAATGGCCTTCAGGTGGAGATGATCCATGTGGTTCTAAGTGGCCCCATGTCTTCTGCAGTGGTAACAGGATCACACAGATTCAAGTTGCAGACTTGGGTTTGATAGGAACTCTACCTTCAAACTTTAATCAGCTCAAAATGCTAGacaatttagggtttcagagGAATCAGTTCAGTGGGGCTTTGCCATCTTTCAGTGGGCTTTCGGAGCTTAAGTCTGCTTATTTGGATTACAATGCGTTCGACAATATCCCTTCTGATTTCTTCACAGGTCTCACCAATCTACAGGTCTTGGCTTTGGATTATAATCCCTTGAATGCCACTACTGGATGGTCCATTCCCAGCGAGTTGGGGCTATCATCTCATCTAACCACTCTGTCCCTGATGAATTGCAGTTTGGTTGGTTCAATTCCTGATTTTCTAGGGAGTATGTCGTCTCTTACCGCTTTGAAGCTGTCCTACAACACTCTTTCTGGCGGAATTCCTGCAACTTTTAGCCAGTCATTATTGCAGGTTCTTTGGGTGAATGATCagaaaggaagcaagttgtctGGTCCTATAGATGTAATTGCGTCCATGACCTCTCTTACATTACTATGGCTACATGGAAACAGTTTCACAGGAACAATTCCTACTAATATTGGAGACTTGTCATCTTTGAAGGAACTCAACCTCAACGATAACCAGCTTGTGGGGTTAATTCCTGAGAGCTTGTTGAGTTTGCAGCTAGAGACATTGGATTTGAGCAACAACCACCTGATGGGTCCAATTCCAAAGTTCAATTTGGGTAATGCATCTTACCTCCCAAACTCATTTTGTCAATCTGTTCCTGGGCTTCCTTGTGCGCCACAAGTTTCAGCACTTTTAGATTTCCTTGGCAATGTGAGTTACCCTGTAAAATTGGCTTCTGCTTGGTCTGGTAATGATCCTTGTCAGGGACCGTGGTTAGGACTGAGTTGTGATTCAAGTTCCCAAGTTTCTGTTTTGAATTTACATGGAAATAACCTTAGTGGGACTCTAAGCCCTGCAGTTGCAAAGCTGAATTCTCTAACTGTTATTAATTTGGGGGCAAACAATCTAACTGGTGCAATCCCTTCGAATTGGACTCAGTTGAAAAATCTGAAGTTATTGGATGTAAGTGGGAACAACATTGAGCCTCCAGTTCCAGTATTTAGTGGAAGTGTAAAGGTTGTTCTAGATGGTAATTCTCTACTGAATGCCTCTCCACCGCTGTCTAACTCATCATCGGGGAGCCAGCCTTCTCCATCCAGCAACCTGTCTCCACCTTCTAATTCAGGTAGTTCGGACCAAGGACCTACATCATCAGAGGTATCCAAACCAAGAAGTTCCAAAACATCCAAGTTACTTGTTATTGTGGCCCCTGTTGCTTGTTTTGCACTCTTGACTCTTCTGATACTTCCGCTTACTGTGTActacttgaagaagaaaaaacgtACCTTCCAGGCACCGAGTTCCTTTGTGGTTCACCCCAGGGACCCATCTGATCCAGATAACATGGTTAAGATTGTGGTATCCGATAACACAAATGGAGGGGTATCTACTCTAACAGAGAGCAGTTCTCAGGGACACAACAGTGGAATGGGAGAGTCTCACGTGATTGAGGCTGGAAACGTGATCATATCAGTTCAGGTTCTTCGGAATGTTACCAAGAATTTTGCTCCAGAAAATGAATTGGGGCGTGGTGGTTTTGGGGCAGTTTACAAGGGGGAACTGGATGATGGTACGAAAATAGCAGTTAAGAGGATGGAGTCCGGTGTGATTAGCAACAAAGCCCTGGATGAATTTCAGGCTGAAATTGCTGTTCTTTCAAAAGTCCGACACCGGCATTTGGTGTCTCTGTTGGGGTATTCTGTTGAAGGTAATGAGAGGCTTTTGGTTTATGAGTATATGCCTCAAGGGGCATTGAGCAAGCACCTATTCCACTGGAAGAATCTGAAATTGGAGCCTCTTTCTTGGAAGAGGAGACTGAACATTGCCTTGGATGTTGCTAGAGGGATGGAGTATCTTCATGGTCTTGCACACCAAAGCTTTATACACAGAGACCTAAAACCTTCAAATATTCTCCTTGGTGATGATTATCGAGCAAAGGTTTCTGATTTCGGTCTGGTGAAACTGGCTGATGGAGACAATTCAGTGGCGACGAGACTTGCTGGGACATTCGGATACCTGGCACCTGAGTATGCTG TAACGGGTAAGATCACAACCAAGGTCGATGTCTTCAGCtttggagttgtgttgatggagCTGTTAACTGGGTTGCCGGCACTTGATGAGGACCGTCCTGAGGAGACCAGATACTTGGCTGCATGGTTTTGGCACATCAAATCAAGGAAGGAGAAATTAATGGCTGCCATTGATGCAGCTCTTAATGTTAATGAAGAAACATTTGAAACCATTTCCATCATTGCTGAACTAGCTGGGCATTGCGCTGCAAGGGATCCCAACCAACGGCCTGATATGGGACATGCAGTTAATGTACTGGTTCCACTAGTAGAAAAGTGGAAACCATTTGACGATGACAGTGAGGAATATTCAGGCATTGATTACAATCTACCCCTTACTCAGATGGTCAAAGGCTGGCAGGAAGCAGAAGGTAAGGATTACAGCTGTTCGGGTATTGATGATAGCAAGGGAAGTATTCCCTCAAGGCCCACTGGCTTTGCAGAGTCCTTCACTTCGGCTGATGGTCGGTAA